From the genome of Pieris rapae chromosome 5, ilPieRapa1.1, whole genome shotgun sequence, one region includes:
- the LOC111003577 gene encoding bumetanide-sensitive sodium-(potassium)-chloride cotransporter isoform X5 has protein sequence MRNLAIPTSNIKFGWIKGVLMRCLLNIWGVMLFLRLSWVVGQAGIGQAILLIMTTSIVTTITALSMSAISTNGVIKGGGTYYMISRSLGPEFGGSIGLIFSMANAVACAMYVVGFGESLITLIPESAYMVSKSWDQAIYGCITIVLLTGIVVVGLEWEAKAQIVLLIILLAAIADFCIGAIIGPIGDEEIAQGFVGFNMTLLQQNMAPDYRFFEGVEHNFFSVFSIFFPAATGILAGANISGDLKDPQKSIPKGTLLAILLTTISYVVIAIIAGWCVLRDASGLVADVPFGNITACVHDGSCSYGLHHSNDVIRLVSAWGPLIYGGCFAATLSSALASLVSAPKVFQALCQDKLYPYLEFFAKGYGSTNEPVRGYALTFIIAVAFILMGGLNQIAPLISNFFLAAYALINFATFHASLAKPVGWRPTFRLYNMWLSLLGSMVCVAIMFVISWITALVTIAFLLALYLLVSYRKPDVNWGSTTQAQTYKTALSGVHQLNRVTEHVKNYRPQILVLAGFPGERALLTDFTYLLTKGLSLMLCGHVVQSQINHRTREALTNRAYHWFLKRKIKSFYSVVDGVDLKDGASALIQASGLGKLKPNILLMGFKENWQSCNIDEVADYVEIMHKSLDVHMAIALLRVEGGLYSSETLDDDLQACLHDLNAKDASVVSRSMGDSLKESKSSESLNTHSRGSSISDLSLGSPEHVSRDPGAKTEKTTDSCKNRIAYLLLKKSVGKGIGRRIGIGAARRASSFTSVEQFTRRQNGTVDVWWLYDDGGLTLLLPYILSTRRAWASSPLRVFTLVNKNTEMDIEERNMASLLSKFRIDYSALKMISDITKKPKESTLAYFEKLIAPFKVPDDTTDNGGISEADFLAARDRTYRHLRLRELIGEHSHNARLVCVTQPMPRRRGVPAPLYMAWLTAIATAAKQTLLVRGNHAAVLTFYS, from the exons ATGAGAAATTTGGCGATACCCACGTCGAACATCAAGTTTGGATGGATCAAGGGGGTCCTGATGAGATGTCTTCTCAATATTTGGGGAGTTATGTTGTTTTTGAGACTGTCGTGGGTCGTGGGGCAAGCTGGTATTG GCCAAGCAATACTGCTCATTATGACGACATCTATAGTAACAACAATCACAGCTCTGTCGATGTCCGCAATCAGTACGAATGGGGTTATTAAAGGAg GTGGGACATACTACATGATATCCCGCTCGCTTGGCCCAGAATTCGGTGGGTCCATCGGTCTGATATTCTCAATGGCGAATGCCGTTGCATGCGCTATGTACGTTGTGGGATTTGGAGAGTCCCTTATTACTTTGATACCCGAGTCAGCTTATATGGTCAGCAAGAGCTGG GACCAAGCAATATACGGTTGCATAACAATAGTTCTTTTAACCGGTATAGTGGTTGTCGGTTTGGAATGGGAGGCTAAGGCCCAGATAGTCCTGCTGATAATACTTTTGGCGGCCATCGCAGACTTCTGCATCGGCGCCATCATTGGACCCATTGGCGATGAGGAGATCGCTCAGGGCTTTGTCGGGTTCAATA TGACGCTGTTACAACAAAACATGGCACCGGACTACAGGTTCTTTGAAGGAGTGGAACACAACTTTTTCTCCGTCTTTTCTATATTCTTTCCGGCTGCGACAGGAATTCTGGCTGGTGCGAATATCTCAGGGGATttgaag GATCCGCAAAAATCGATACCAAAGGGAACACTGTTGGCCATACTTCTAACTACAATATCGTACGTGGTGATCGCCATAATAGCGGGCTGGTGCGTTCTACGTGACGCGTCCGGACTCGTAGCGGACGTGCCCTTTGGGAATATAACGGCGTGCGTACACGATGGGAGTTGCAGCTATGGGCTACATCATAGTAATGAT GTGATTCGGTTAGTGTCAGCCTGGGGTCCACTCATATATGGAGGTTGCTTTGCGGCAACACTATCATCAGCTCTGGCTTCTCTCGTTTCTGCACCGAAAGTTTTTcag gcgTTATGTCAAGACAAGCTCTACCCGTATTTGGAATTCTTCGCAAAGGGCTATGGGAGTACTAACGAACCAGTACGCGGATATGCGCTCACATTCATAATAGCAGTTGCCTTTATCCTTATGG GTGGTCTGAACCAAATTGCACCGTTAATATCGAATTTCTTCTTGGCTGCGTACGCGCTGATTAACTTTGCGACATTCCACGCAAGTCTCGCGAAGCCAGTGGGATGGAGGCCGACATTTAGG CTCTACAACATGTGGCTGTCTCTTCTGGGGTCGATGGTGTGTGTGGCGATAATGTTCGTCATCTCGTGGATAACGGCCCTTGTAACTATCGCATTCCTACTAGCTCTATATCTTCTAGTATCCTATAGGAAGCCAG atgtCAATTGGGGTTCGACGACGCAAGCGCAGACATACAAAACGGCCCTCTCGGGCGTACATCAACTCAATCGAGTCACTGAACACGTGAAAAATTACAG ACCTCAAATCTTGGTACTGGCTGGATTTCCTGGTGAGCGGGCTCTGCTGACGGACTTCACATACCTCCTTACTAAGGGATTGTCCCTGATGCTGTGTGGACATGTTGTTCAG AGTCAAATAAACCATCGTACTCGAGAAGCGCTAACGAACAGGGCCTATCACTGGTTTTTGAAGCGGAAAATTAAGTCCTTCTACAGCGTCGTTGACGGAGTCGACCTCAAAGATGGCGCTAGTGCACTTATACAG GCTAGCGGTTTAGGCAAATTAAAACCGAATATTTTGTTGATGGGTTTCAAAGAGAACTGGCAAAGTTGTAACATAGATGAAGTTGCGGACTATGTCGAAATCATGCA TAAGTCCCTCGATGTCCACATGGCGATAGCCTTACTTCGTGTGGAAGGTGGCTTGTACAGCAGCGAGACCCTGGATGATGATCTACAAGCGTGCTTGCACGATCTCAACGCAAAGGACGCGTCCGTTGTTTCAC GTTCGATGGGAGACAGTCTCAAGGAGTCGAAATCGAGTGAGAGTTTAAACACACACTCTAGAG GTAGTAGTATATCTGACCTTTCCCTGGGTTCGCCGGAGCACGTGTCTCGGGACCCGGGTGCCAAAACTGAGAAAACTACTGACAGTTGTAAGAATAG GATTGCATATCTACTACTAAAGAAATCTGTGGG CAAAGGTATAGGCCGTCGCATCGGAATAGGCGCGGCTCGGCGGGCTTCTTCGTTCACATCCGTAGAACAATTTACGCGAAGACAAAATGGCACTGTCGATGTTTGGTGGTTGTATGATGATGgag GTTTGACGCTACTCCTACCATACATACTGTCAACTCGTCGCGCCTGGGCTTCAAGTCCTCTGCGCGTCTTTACACTCGTCAATAAGAATACGGAAATGGACATTGAAGAACGGAA TATGGCATCGCTGCTTTCTAAATTTCGTATAGATTACTCAGCGTTAAAGATGATCTCGGACATCACAAAGAAACCAAAGGAGTCTACGCTGGCTTACTTCGAGAAGTTAATTGCGCCCTTCAAAGTACCGGATGACACAACTGATAATG gTGGAATATCCGAAGCCGATTTCTTAGCGGCTCGCGATCGGACCTACCGTCATTTAAGATTACGCGAATTAATCGGCGAACATTCGCATAACGCTCGCCTCGTTTGTGTGACGCAACCGATGCCCCGGCGGCGCGGTGTGCCCGCACCTTTATATATGGCTTGGTTGACCGCTATAGCTACAGCCGCCAAACAGACTCTGCTTGTTAGAGGAAATCATGCTGCGGTTTTGACATTCTACTCTTAA